One genomic segment of Hordeum vulgare subsp. vulgare chromosome 2H, MorexV3_pseudomolecules_assembly, whole genome shotgun sequence includes these proteins:
- the LOC123430816 gene encoding FCS-Like Zinc finger 3-like, which produces MEIYGDLEAGCLSHSVSPIKPASSPRKPGPGRLFCDPCDDADELLGRHHYLDICFSCRKLLAENKDIFMYRGDTPFCSEECRQEQIEIDEAREKRSNQTGRAEEQRQRQQRKQSTPRIPVWAW; this is translated from the exons ATGGAAATCTACGGTGACCTCGAGGCCGGCTGCCTCAGCCACTCCGTCTCGCCCATCAAGCCGGCGTCCTCGCCGAGGAAGCCCGGGCCTGGCCGGCTCTTCTGCGACCCCTGCGACGACGCCGACGAGCTCCTCGGCCGCCACCACTACCTGGACATCTGCTTCAGCTGCCGGAAGCTCCTCGCCGAGAACAAAGACATCTTCATGTACAG AGGTGACACGCCCTTCTGCAGCGAGGAGTGCAGGCAGGAGCAGATCGAGATCGACGAGGCGAGGGAGAAGCGGTCGAATCAGACCGGGAGGGCGGAGGAGCAGCGGCAGAGGCAGCAGCGGAAGCAGAGCACCCCGAGGATCCCGGTGTGGGCGTGGTAG